A part of Synergistaceae bacterium genomic DNA contains:
- a CDS encoding LUD domain-containing protein, whose protein sequence is MNTSEAMEKKNEIIGISLCDKLNSHGYKAQYVKDKESALQEALKLIPNTATVGIPGSMTVREIGLVESLEKRGTQTAHHWHPNLGMEEVRVLLMKEFLSDWVVTSVNAIAFDKAMLINIDGTGNRVGAMSWAPGKLLVIAGINKIAMTVHEAMSRARNIATPANTIRLNLSTPCATTGYCSDCNSPERACHIVTMFERPPMGRECHVIIVGERLGY, encoded by the coding sequence ATGAATACGAGCGAAGCAATGGAAAAGAAAAACGAAATAATAGGTATTTCTCTCTGTGACAAACTCAACTCTCATGGTTATAAAGCTCAGTACGTCAAAGACAAAGAGTCCGCACTCCAAGAAGCCCTAAAGCTAATTCCAAATACTGCGACAGTAGGTATTCCTGGATCTATGACAGTTAGAGAAATAGGTCTTGTAGAATCCTTAGAGAAGAGAGGCACGCAGACAGCTCATCACTGGCACCCAAATTTAGGCATGGAAGAGGTCAGGGTGCTTCTCATGAAAGAATTTCTTTCCGATTGGGTAGTGACCAGCGTAAATGCCATAGCCTTTGACAAGGCCATGTTAATAAATATAGACGGTACAGGCAACAGAGTGGGAGCGATGTCTTGGGCTCCAGGGAAACTCCTTGTAATAGCCGGAATAAACAAAATAGCCATGACAGTTCATGAAGCCATGTCCAGAGCGCGTAACATCGCAACACCGGCAAATACGATCAGGCTTAATCTGTCTACTCCCTGTGCGACAACAGGATACTGCTCTGACTGCAATTCACCTGAAAGAGCATGTCATATTGTAACTATGTTTGAAAGACCTCCAATGGGAAGAGAGTGTCATGTGATTATAGTAGGCGAGAGGTTGGGCTACTAA
- a CDS encoding YhdT family protein codes for MILKSKERNKIIKTETFIIICLYLLFFFWWYFTAYGFGDDPSEYKYIFGFPEWFFYSCIVGYFIVTLALWAAVKFFFKEMPLDEVEKDD; via the coding sequence CTGATTTTGAAGAGTAAAGAACGCAATAAAATCATCAAAACAGAGACGTTTATAATTATTTGCCTATATCTTTTATTCTTTTTTTGGTGGTATTTTACTGCCTACGGTTTCGGGGATGACCCTTCTGAGTATAAATATATTTTTGGCTTCCCTGAATGGTTTTTTTATAGCTGTATAGTCGGCTACTTTATCGTAACTTTAGCTTTATGGGCTGCTGTGAAGTTTTTCTTCAAAGAAATGCCTTTGGACGAGGTAGAAAAAGATGATTGA